The genomic interval TTTGTTATTGATTGAAAACGACGATTTTGCGTAATATCGTTGCCCGATGTCCAAAACCAAGCGGAGCCGTCATAGCCCTGGCTCAGTAGAAAATTGGAAACAGACGTCATCTCCTCTTCTGATTCGATAAGAACCAGATCTCCGCCCAATCGCCGGCATACGTGTGCTGCATTAAACCAGGAAACCTTTGTGTGCCATATAAAGTAGTACTTCGAGTTAATCTTCTGGTAAGCCTGCTGTGGATTGCCATTGCAGGTAACTAATTCGGTGGGttgtttcaattaaaacataagtctatatatatgtatttgtatatatagctTACCTGATAATGAGCTATTAGCGTCGCCCGCCAACAGGCAGAGCACAAATGCGATTAGAACAGATCCAGACTTGATCATTGTGCTTCGAAGACTGAACGGCCATTCGCGAATTTTTAGATTAATCTGCAGCTTTTATAGCAAATactatttgtatatatatttagcacACGCTTATCATCTCAAAAGCGTAacgattaaaaaaaattaagaaaaacagGAGACATCCacacaaattatttgtatagGGGATGGGCGCGAAACACATTTCAGCAATTAAattcttcttatttttctctcatacatatataattgttttattatatttaatattatgattattattatttattgctttaAGGCTAgtcatttaataataattgtaattcttaaatatttaaatatttattattaatacatttcaattataattttttggaTATTCCTGAAACTTTCATGTTAGTTCGAGTTGTCGTGAAtcgtttatttttgatttcaatataatataagttatgtatatatttgccaATTCAAAAGTGCcggatatttatatatatgacttTTTGATTGCTTAAACTTAGTCtttaagaaaattatatatgatTAAGTGCAGAAACCTTCGAGGTGACCCCTTCCTTTTTTTGTTAGGgtatgctaaaaaaaaacgatgTTAAGTCAG from Drosophila virilis strain 15010-1051.87 chromosome 2, Dvir_AGI_RSII-ME, whole genome shotgun sequence carries:
- the LOC6630621 gene encoding C-type lectin 37Db, with translation MIKSGSVLIAFVLCLLAGDANSSLSVTCNGNPQQAYQKINSKYYFIWHTKVSWFNAAHVCRRLGGDLVLIESEEEMTSVSNFLLSQGYDGSAWFWTSGNDITQNRRFQSITNGMPLSYTKWSHGEPDNAGGNEHCVHLWLRDGSFKMNDWICNERAQVLCQNQNHTRCWEAYN